Proteins from one Desmodus rotundus isolate HL8 chromosome 9, HLdesRot8A.1, whole genome shotgun sequence genomic window:
- the LOC112316456 gene encoding small ribosomal subunit protein uS8-like, with protein sequence MVRMNVLADALKSINNAEKRGKRQVLIRPCTKVIVRFLTVMMKHGYIGEFEITDHKAGRIVVNCTGRLNKCRVIGPRFDVQLKDLGKRQSNLLPSRRFGFTALTTPAGVMDYEQARRKHKGGKTLGFFS encoded by the coding sequence ATGGTGCGCATGAATGTCCTGGCTGATGCTCTCAAGAGTATCAACAATGCCGAAAAGAGAGGCAAACGCCAGGTTCTCATCAGGCCGTGCACCAAAGTCATCGTCCGGTTTCTAACTGTGATGATGAAGCATGGCTACATTGGCGAATTTGAAATTACTGACCACAAGGCTGGGAGAATTGTTGTGAACTGTACAGGCAGGTTGAACAAGTGTAGAGTAATTGGCCCCAGATTTGATGTGCAACTCAAAGATCTAGGGAAACGGCAGAGCAACCTGCTTCCGTCCCGTCGGTTTGGTTTCACTGCACTGACAACCCCAGCAGGCGTCATGGACTATGAACAAGCAAGACGAAAACACAAAGGAGGGAAAACCCTGGGATTCTTTTCCTAG